The Streptomyces sp. NBC_00344 genome includes a window with the following:
- a CDS encoding SMC family ATPase translates to MRLHTLRITAFGPFGGTQEVDFDALSAAGLFLLHGPTGAGKTSVLDAVCYALYGAVPGARQGPGASLRSDHAPVADLTEVCLDLTAGGRRLEITRSPAQPRPKKRGAGFVTEKAQSRLREYDPQGGGWQPLSRSHQEIGEEITQLLGMSREQFCQVVLLPQGDFARFLRADAEARGKLLGRLFDTRRFAAVEERLAELRRAAEAGVLAGDTRLLTLAHRMAEAAGDSAGGWPLPQHRPGDPGLAGAVLEWAAVARSGARERLDIAQCAVSAAESRQAVARHALENERELARLQQRFDETRRRAEGLIARAPEGDRLRERLERARRAERIADPLSQRERAGHEHRRAVVAWENIRGRLPAGEADAGAEQLSALEAGAQQELGALEAARRAERRSAAISEERARLDRQAAADDELIRETEGRLADWEAESRRCQDRIDAAQDAATRAEQLAGQLEPARLRLQAARLRDRREAEAADAGDLLRAARERANSARETWLDLRERRLRGIAAELAAGLTPGQACAVCGATEHPEPARAAAGQVDRAAEEAAYEEHTRAERDRAQAERALGALRESVAEARAGAGDATAGEVERLVGELQQQHAGAHGLAADMHAAREAQDRAAREHTERVATQQQAERRSAARTSHREALEREQGALEEELTRARGESRSVAEHASQLQRRVLLLGEAAEAVRAVGTTARRLKEADDRLADAAFRAGFDTPLAASEALAGDAEHSAMQRALDAWQAEEAAVAERLAEQDASAAAELPPAAPQAARQTLDAAERAVRDTASALDAAGERCAALARLAQQFTEELRRLGPLRAEYDRVARMATLTAGTSADNERRMRLESYVLAARLEQVAAAATARLRRMSSGRYTLVHSDAREGGRTRSGLGLHVVDAWTGQERDTATLSGGETFFASLALALGLADVVTDEAGGVRLDTLFIDEGFGSLDEQTLDEVLDVLDSLRERDRSVGIVSHVADLRRRIPAQLEIVKERHGSAVRHRGAAVTG, encoded by the coding sequence ATGAGACTCCACACCCTGCGGATCACCGCTTTCGGACCTTTCGGCGGCACTCAGGAAGTCGACTTCGACGCGCTGTCCGCAGCCGGACTCTTTCTGCTCCACGGCCCGACCGGCGCCGGCAAGACCTCGGTGCTCGACGCGGTCTGCTATGCCCTGTACGGGGCGGTGCCCGGCGCCAGACAGGGGCCGGGGGCATCGCTTCGCAGTGACCACGCCCCGGTGGCAGACCTCACCGAGGTCTGCCTCGATCTCACGGCCGGCGGACGCCGGCTCGAGATCACCCGCAGCCCGGCCCAGCCGCGCCCCAAGAAGCGCGGCGCCGGATTCGTCACGGAGAAGGCGCAGAGCCGGCTGCGTGAATACGATCCGCAGGGCGGGGGCTGGCAGCCGCTGAGCCGGTCGCACCAGGAGATCGGCGAGGAGATCACTCAGCTCCTCGGCATGAGCCGTGAGCAGTTCTGCCAGGTGGTGCTGTTGCCCCAGGGAGACTTCGCGCGGTTTCTGCGGGCCGACGCGGAGGCGCGGGGCAAGCTGCTCGGCCGGCTCTTCGACACCCGCCGTTTTGCCGCCGTGGAGGAACGTCTCGCGGAACTGCGCCGGGCGGCGGAGGCCGGAGTGCTCGCGGGCGACACCCGGCTGCTCACTCTCGCGCACCGGATGGCGGAGGCGGCAGGCGACTCCGCGGGCGGATGGCCCCTGCCGCAGCACCGGCCGGGCGACCCCGGGCTCGCCGGAGCCGTGCTGGAATGGGCGGCGGTCGCCCGCAGCGGGGCGCGCGAGCGGCTGGACATCGCGCAGTGCGCGGTGTCCGCGGCCGAGAGCAGGCAGGCCGTCGCGCGGCACGCGCTGGAGAACGAGCGGGAACTCGCCCGACTTCAGCAGCGGTTCGACGAGACGCGCAGGCGGGCCGAGGGGCTCATCGCCCGCGCCCCGGAGGGCGACCGGCTGCGCGAGCGGCTGGAAAGGGCGCGCAGGGCCGAGCGGATCGCCGATCCGCTGTCGCAGCGCGAGCGCGCGGGACACGAACACCGCAGGGCTGTCGTTGCGTGGGAGAACATCAGGGGGCGGCTCCCCGCAGGGGAGGCCGACGCCGGGGCCGAACAGCTCTCCGCCCTGGAGGCGGGAGCCCAGCAGGAATTGGGCGCTCTCGAAGCGGCCCGGAGGGCCGAGCGGCGCAGCGCCGCGATCTCCGAGGAGCGAGCGCGACTTGACCGGCAGGCCGCTGCGGACGACGAACTGATCCGGGAAACCGAGGGCCGGCTCGCGGACTGGGAAGCCGAAAGCCGCCGCTGCCAGGACCGGATCGACGCGGCGCAGGACGCGGCCACCCGCGCGGAGCAGCTGGCCGGGCAGCTGGAACCGGCCCGGCTGAGGCTGCAAGCGGCGCGGCTTCGCGACCGGCGCGAGGCCGAAGCAGCCGATGCCGGCGATCTGCTGCGCGCCGCCCGTGAACGGGCGAACTCCGCGCGCGAGACCTGGCTCGACCTCAGGGAGCGCCGACTCCGCGGTATCGCAGCCGAGTTGGCGGCCGGTCTGACGCCGGGGCAGGCCTGCGCGGTCTGCGGTGCGACGGAGCACCCGGAGCCGGCCCGGGCCGCGGCCGGCCAGGTGGACCGCGCGGCGGAGGAAGCGGCGTACGAGGAACACACCCGGGCCGAGCGGGACCGGGCGCAGGCGGAGCGCGCACTCGGCGCCCTGCGGGAATCGGTGGCCGAGGCACGTGCCGGGGCGGGCGACGCGACTGCCGGTGAAGTCGAGCGGCTGGTGGGCGAGTTGCAGCAGCAGCATGCCGGGGCGCACGGTCTGGCGGCGGACATGCACGCCGCGCGGGAGGCGCAGGACCGTGCCGCACGTGAACACACCGAGCGGGTCGCCACGCAGCAGCAGGCCGAGCGGAGATCCGCCGCCAGAACATCGCACCGGGAGGCCCTGGAGCGCGAACAGGGCGCACTGGAGGAGGAGTTGACCCGGGCGCGGGGCGAGTCCCGCAGCGTCGCCGAACACGCCTCACAGCTCCAGCGACGGGTGCTCCTCCTCGGCGAGGCCGCAGAGGCGGTCCGCGCCGTCGGCACCACCGCCCGGCGGCTCAAGGAGGCCGACGACCGGCTGGCCGACGCCGCTTTCCGGGCGGGGTTCGACACCCCCCTGGCGGCATCGGAAGCGCTGGCCGGAGACGCGGAGCACAGCGCGATGCAGCGCGCGCTGGACGCCTGGCAGGCCGAGGAGGCCGCTGTGGCCGAACGGCTCGCCGAACAGGACGCCTCGGCCGCCGCCGAACTGCCCCCGGCCGCGCCACAAGCGGCCCGGCAGACTCTGGACGCCGCAGAGCGCGCCGTCAGGGACACCGCTTCGGCTCTCGACGCCGCCGGTGAACGATGCGCCGCGCTGGCCCGACTGGCCCAGCAGTTCACCGAAGAGCTGCGCCGCCTGGGGCCTCTTCGCGCCGAGTACGACAGGGTGGCGCGCATGGCCACGCTCACCGCGGGCACCTCCGCGGACAACGAACGCCGGATGCGCCTCGAGTCGTACGTGCTGGCGGCCCGGCTTGAGCAGGTCGCGGCCGCCGCCACCGCCCGGCTGCGCCGGATGTCGTCGGGCCGCTACACCCTGGTGCACTCCGACGCCAGGGAAGGCGGGCGCACCAGGTCCGGGCTCGGGCTGCATGTCGTGGACGCCTGGACCGGGCAGGAGCGGGACACCGCGACGCTCTCCGGCGGGGAGACCTTCTTCGCCTCACTGGCCCTGGCACTCGGCCTGGCCGACGTCGTCACCGACGAGGCGGGCGGTGTGCGGCTCGACACGCTCTTCATCGACGAGGGTTTCGGGAGCCTGGACGAGCAGACGCTCGACGAGGTGCTGGACGTGCTGGACTCGCTGCGCGAAAGGGACCGCAGCGTCGGAATCGTCAGCCATGTCGCCGATCTGCGCCGTCGGATCCCCGCTCAGCTGGAGATCGTCAAGGAGCGGCACGGTTCGGCGGTGCGGCACCGCGGAGCAGCCGTCACGGGCTGA
- a CDS encoding DUF885 domain-containing protein: MSPTSSSPLPRQVADEYVDALIELDPITGTFLGVKDSSSRLPDFSPAGQAALAGLARSTLAALGEAERRPGGASDVERRCGRLLRERLNAELAVHDADEALRAISNIHSPAHAVREVFSVTPTETEDDWRAVVKRLDAVPAAFQGYQESLALGLERGLLGPPRPTETFVGQLTEWAGSGAGSKGWFEEFAAAGPDSLRGELDTAARGATEAIVVLRDWVRDVYAPAVEDAPDTVGRERYARWSRYFNGTDLDLDEAYAYGWSEYHRLLAEMRTEAEKILPGAGPWEALAHLDEHGTHIEGVDEVQKWLQGLMTDAMEALDGTHFELADRVRKVESRIAPPGGAAAPYYTPPSEDFSRPGRTWLPTMGETRFPVYDLVSTWYHEGVPGHHLQLAQWVHVADQLSRYQASVGMVSANAEGWALYAERLMDELGFLPDAERRLGYLDAQMMRACRVIVDIGMHLELEIPADSPFHPGERWTPGLAQEFFGNHSGRPADFVESELIRYLSMPGQAIGYKLGERAWMLGRENARKAHGDSFDAKAWHMAALSQGSLGLDDLVDELSKL, translated from the coding sequence ATGTCACCAACTTCCAGCAGCCCCCTTCCCCGACAGGTAGCAGACGAGTACGTCGACGCCCTGATCGAACTGGACCCGATCACCGGCACGTTCCTCGGAGTCAAGGACAGCTCCAGCCGTCTTCCGGACTTCTCGCCGGCAGGGCAGGCCGCCCTCGCCGGGCTGGCGCGCAGCACGCTGGCCGCACTCGGCGAAGCGGAGCGCCGGCCGGGAGGGGCCAGCGATGTCGAACGGCGCTGCGGCAGGCTGCTGCGGGAGCGGCTGAACGCCGAACTCGCCGTGCACGATGCCGACGAGGCGCTGCGGGCCATCAGCAACATCCACTCCCCCGCGCACGCCGTGCGGGAGGTCTTCAGCGTGACCCCCACGGAGACAGAGGACGACTGGCGGGCCGTGGTCAAGAGGCTGGACGCGGTTCCGGCCGCATTCCAGGGTTATCAGGAATCTCTGGCGCTCGGCCTCGAGCGAGGGCTGCTCGGCCCGCCGCGGCCGACCGAGACCTTCGTCGGGCAGCTCACCGAGTGGGCGGGTTCCGGCGCCGGCAGCAAGGGCTGGTTCGAGGAGTTCGCGGCCGCCGGGCCGGATTCGCTGCGCGGGGAGCTCGACACCGCGGCCCGCGGAGCGACCGAGGCGATCGTGGTTCTCCGTGACTGGGTGCGCGATGTGTACGCCCCCGCGGTCGAGGACGCGCCGGACACCGTGGGCCGCGAGCGATATGCCCGCTGGTCGCGCTACTTCAACGGCACCGACCTGGACCTGGACGAGGCCTACGCCTACGGCTGGTCCGAATACCACCGGCTGCTGGCCGAGATGCGAACCGAGGCGGAGAAGATCCTGCCTGGCGCCGGCCCCTGGGAGGCGCTCGCCCACCTCGATGAGCACGGCACGCACATCGAGGGTGTCGATGAGGTCCAGAAGTGGCTTCAGGGCCTGATGACGGACGCCATGGAAGCCCTGGACGGAACCCACTTCGAACTCGCCGACCGGGTGCGGAAGGTGGAGTCCCGGATCGCGCCGCCGGGAGGCGCCGCGGCGCCGTACTACACGCCTCCTTCGGAGGACTTCTCCCGCCCGGGACGCACCTGGCTGCCGACCATGGGCGAGACCCGCTTCCCGGTGTACGACCTCGTCTCCACCTGGTACCACGAGGGCGTGCCGGGCCACCATCTGCAGCTGGCGCAGTGGGTGCATGTGGCGGACCAGCTCTCCCGCTACCAGGCGAGTGTCGGCATGGTCAGCGCCAATGCCGAGGGCTGGGCGCTGTATGCGGAGCGGCTGATGGACGAGCTGGGTTTCCTGCCCGACGCGGAGCGCAGACTCGGCTATCTCGACGCGCAGATGATGCGCGCCTGCCGGGTCATCGTGGACATCGGTATGCACCTGGAGCTGGAGATCCCGGCGGATTCGCCGTTCCATCCGGGCGAGCGCTGGACACCCGGACTGGCACAGGAGTTCTTCGGCAACCACAGCGGCCGCCCCGCCGACTTCGTGGAGAGCGAGCTCATCCGCTATCTGTCGATGCCCGGCCAGGCCATCGGCTACAAGCTGGGCGAGCGTGCCTGGATGCTGGGCAGGGAGAACGCGCGCAAGGCGCACGGCGACTCCTTCGACGCGAAGGCCTGGCACATGGCCGCGCTGTCCCAGGGCTCGCTCGGCCTGGACGATCTCGTCGATGAGCTGTCCAAGCTGTAG
- a CDS encoding Lrp/AsnC family transcriptional regulator encodes MTESVVLDPVDLQLLGLLQNDARSTYRELAAETGLAASTCLDRVARLRRSGVILGHQLRLDPAKLGRGLEALLSVQVRPHRRELVGPFVERIRALPESRALFHLTGPDDYLVHVAVADTADLQRLVIDEFTARREVARVETRLIFQQWDCGPLLPPG; translated from the coding sequence ATGACCGAATCTGTCGTACTGGACCCGGTCGATCTGCAGTTGCTCGGCCTTCTGCAGAACGATGCCCGGAGCACCTACCGTGAACTCGCGGCCGAAACGGGGCTCGCCGCGTCGACCTGCCTCGACCGGGTCGCCCGGCTGCGGCGTTCCGGAGTGATCCTGGGGCATCAGCTGAGACTCGATCCGGCGAAGCTCGGCAGAGGACTCGAAGCCCTGCTCTCGGTACAGGTGCGGCCGCACCGCAGAGAGCTGGTGGGCCCCTTCGTCGAACGTATCCGGGCGCTGCCCGAATCCCGGGCGCTGTTCCATCTGACCGGCCCCGACGACTATCTGGTGCATGTGGCGGTGGCGGACACCGCCGATCTGCAGCGCCTCGTGATCGACGAGTTCACCGCACGGCGTGAGGTCGCCCGGGTCGAGACCCGGCTGATCTTCCAGCAGTGGGACTGCGGCCCGCTGCTGCCGCCGGGATGA
- a CDS encoding trans-sulfuration enzyme family protein, with protein MRADAETGLSTTSRALATEAVHAGREDLADLGLHAVPIDLSTTYPSFDSRGEAARIDEFAATGARPDGPPVYARLDNPTTGRFETALARLESAESAVAFASGMAALTAVLLARAGGGMRHVVAVRPLYGCSDHLLTAGLLGTEVTWTDPAGVADAIRPDTGLVMVETPANPTLAEIDISALAHSCGSVPLLVDNTFATPVLQRPLEEGARIVLHSATKYLGGHGDVMGGVVACDEEFARTLRQVRFATGGVLHPMAGYLLLRGLSTLPVRVRAAAATAAELAARLAADPRIARVHYPKVGGAMVSFEVCGDPHQVIAGVRLITPAVSLGSVDSLIQHPASISHRIVAEGDRTSAGVSEQLLRMSVGLEDVDDLWHDLDEALSGPSAHSVRTGVPSAGRTAARTEGGNVLVSPPAVR; from the coding sequence ATGAGAGCAGACGCCGAAACGGGCCTTTCGACCACCTCCAGAGCGCTGGCCACCGAAGCGGTGCATGCCGGGCGCGAAGACCTCGCGGATCTCGGCCTGCATGCCGTCCCGATCGATCTGTCGACCACCTACCCGTCGTTCGACAGCAGAGGTGAGGCGGCCAGGATCGACGAGTTCGCCGCCACCGGGGCCCGCCCCGATGGGCCGCCGGTCTACGCCCGGCTCGACAATCCGACCACCGGCAGGTTCGAGACGGCGCTCGCGCGGCTGGAGAGTGCCGAGAGCGCGGTGGCCTTCGCCAGTGGCATGGCGGCTCTCACCGCGGTCCTCCTGGCGAGGGCCGGCGGAGGGATGCGCCATGTGGTGGCCGTCAGGCCGCTCTACGGCTGCAGCGACCATCTGCTCACCGCGGGACTTCTCGGTACGGAGGTGACCTGGACCGACCCGGCGGGTGTCGCCGACGCGATACGTCCCGACACCGGTCTGGTGATGGTGGAGACACCGGCCAATCCGACTCTCGCCGAGATCGATATCAGTGCGCTCGCACACTCCTGCGGCTCGGTGCCGCTCCTGGTCGACAACACCTTCGCCACACCCGTTCTCCAGCGGCCCCTGGAGGAAGGAGCCCGGATCGTCCTGCACAGTGCCACCAAGTACCTGGGCGGGCACGGGGATGTGATGGGCGGCGTGGTGGCCTGCGACGAGGAGTTCGCACGGACCCTGCGGCAGGTGCGGTTCGCGACCGGCGGAGTGCTCCACCCGATGGCCGGGTACCTCCTGCTGCGCGGCCTCTCGACGCTGCCGGTGCGGGTGCGGGCGGCGGCGGCGACCGCCGCGGAACTGGCCGCCCGGCTGGCAGCCGACCCGCGCATCGCCCGTGTCCACTACCCGAAGGTGGGCGGCGCGATGGTGTCCTTCGAGGTCTGCGGTGATCCGCACCAGGTCATCGCCGGTGTCCGGCTCATCACCCCTGCGGTCAGTCTGGGCAGCGTGGACAGTCTCATCCAGCACCCGGCCTCCATCAGCCACCGCATCGTGGCCGAGGGAGACCGGACGTCCGCCGGAGTGAGCGAGCAACTGCTCCGGATGTCGGTCGGTCTCGAGGACGTCGACGACCTCTGGCACGACCTGGACGAGGCACTCAGTGGCCCGTCTGCTCACTCTGTTCGTACGGGAGTTCCTTCCGCAGGTCGTACGGCTGCTCGTACGGAAGGCGGGAACGTGTTGGTGTCGCCGCCAGCCGTGCGGTGA
- a CDS encoding GNAT family N-acetyltransferase, protein MTDVTSAKSARRPHHWRRDLIELAALFSAVALADVIANLVVHAPDGPVLLVTAAVALGCTAAFHIWWSQRHSHAPPGEPSGAASQSEQEIPEPETALWRMRTTVRDEPGSLAALCTALARSRVDILTLQTHPLADGTVDEFLLRAPAAFQAQQLGHEVAAAGGHDTWIERADAHDLVDTPTRVLALATRTALDAAELPLALRQLLGRCTIHSLPATSVHASPAGEQTPVEGVLEETVMRLRDPSGGAITVERPYLPFTPTEFARARALVELDARLGPRMPHSQDVCTLPEGNEITVRRAGPDDAKAARAMHDRCSERTLSLRYHGPVGDADRYLSHLLSPRFGRTLAVQTASGRIVALGHLLWDGDETEVALLIEDDWQRRGIGSELLGRLVSLAVEAGCDSVYAVTQASNTAMVAAMRGLGLPLDYQVEEGTLVITARLAATPTRSRLPYEQPYDLRKELPYEQSEQTGH, encoded by the coding sequence ATGACTGATGTGACTTCCGCGAAGAGTGCCCGCCGCCCGCACCACTGGCGCCGGGATCTCATCGAGCTCGCCGCCCTGTTCAGCGCCGTCGCCCTCGCCGACGTCATCGCCAATCTCGTGGTGCACGCGCCCGACGGCCCAGTGCTTCTGGTCACCGCGGCCGTGGCACTTGGCTGCACCGCCGCGTTCCACATCTGGTGGTCCCAGCGGCACAGCCACGCCCCGCCGGGGGAACCCTCCGGCGCCGCATCGCAGAGCGAGCAGGAGATTCCAGAACCCGAGACCGCGTTGTGGCGGATGCGCACGACGGTGCGGGACGAGCCCGGCAGTCTCGCTGCCCTCTGCACAGCGCTGGCCCGCAGCCGGGTGGACATCCTGACCCTGCAGACCCATCCGCTCGCGGACGGCACGGTCGACGAGTTCCTGCTGCGCGCTCCCGCGGCCTTCCAGGCCCAGCAGCTCGGTCACGAAGTAGCCGCCGCCGGCGGACACGACACCTGGATCGAGCGCGCCGACGCGCATGACCTGGTCGACACGCCGACCCGCGTACTCGCCCTCGCCACTCGAACCGCACTGGACGCCGCGGAGCTGCCGCTCGCGCTGCGCCAGTTGCTCGGCCGCTGCACGATCCACTCGCTTCCCGCCACTTCCGTACATGCCTCCCCAGCGGGAGAGCAGACACCCGTGGAGGGTGTCCTGGAGGAGACCGTCATGCGACTGCGTGACCCCTCCGGCGGTGCCATCACCGTCGAGCGGCCCTATCTCCCCTTCACCCCCACCGAGTTCGCCCGTGCCCGTGCCCTGGTCGAACTGGATGCCCGCCTCGGCCCCCGGATGCCGCACAGCCAGGATGTGTGCACTCTCCCCGAGGGCAACGAGATCACCGTGCGCAGGGCGGGGCCGGACGACGCGAAGGCCGCCCGCGCCATGCACGACCGTTGCTCCGAGCGGACGCTGAGCCTTCGATACCACGGCCCGGTGGGAGACGCGGACCGCTATCTGTCCCATCTGCTGAGCCCCCGCTTCGGCCGCACCCTTGCCGTACAGACGGCGTCGGGCCGCATAGTGGCTCTCGGCCATCTGCTCTGGGACGGCGACGAGACGGAGGTCGCCCTGCTCATCGAGGACGACTGGCAGCGACGCGGTATCGGCTCCGAGCTGCTCGGCCGGCTCGTCTCGCTGGCCGTCGAGGCCGGCTGCGACAGTGTGTACGCCGTGACGCAGGCCTCCAACACCGCGATGGTCGCGGCCATGCGCGGTCTCGGCCTGCCGCTCGACTACCAGGTCGAGGAGGGCACCCTGGTGATCACCGCACGGCTGGCGGCGACACCAACACGTTCCCGCCTTCCGTACGAGCAGCCGTACGACCTGCGGAAGGAACTCCCGTACGAACAGAGTGAGCAGACGGGCCACTGA
- a CDS encoding alpha/beta fold hydrolase codes for MTTQVSFSIDTPRGRRPLSVAYRRSGTGAPLLLLHGIGHHRQAWDPVVHILAAERDVIAVDLPGFGESPALPEAVPYGLSSVVPVLSAMCEALGVDRPHVAGNSLGGLIALELGHRKLARSVTALSPAGFWSQGERRYAFSALSAMRYGAKALPLPIIERLSRSAAGRAALTGTIYARPGRRSPEAVVSETLALRTATGFDETLAAGRDVFFTGEVSEVPVTVAWGDKDRLLLRRQGIRAKHTIPGARLVRLPGCGHVPMNDDPALVARVILDTSS; via the coding sequence ATGACCACCCAGGTCTCATTCAGCATCGACACCCCCCGCGGACGGCGGCCGCTCTCCGTTGCCTACCGGCGCTCCGGAACCGGCGCACCCCTGCTGCTGCTGCACGGCATAGGCCACCACCGCCAGGCCTGGGATCCGGTGGTGCACATTCTCGCCGCCGAGCGCGATGTGATCGCCGTCGATCTCCCGGGCTTCGGCGAATCGCCCGCACTGCCCGAAGCCGTACCGTACGGCCTGAGCTCCGTGGTGCCGGTGCTCAGTGCGATGTGCGAGGCCCTTGGGGTCGATCGGCCTCATGTCGCGGGGAACTCCCTGGGCGGGCTGATCGCGCTCGAGCTGGGTCACCGCAAGCTCGCGCGTTCCGTCACCGCTCTGTCGCCGGCCGGTTTCTGGTCACAGGGCGAACGGCGCTACGCCTTCTCGGCCCTGAGCGCGATGCGGTACGGCGCGAAGGCGCTGCCGCTCCCGATCATCGAGCGGCTGTCCCGGTCGGCGGCCGGCCGAGCGGCACTGACCGGCACCATCTACGCCAGGCCCGGCCGCCGTTCACCCGAGGCCGTCGTCTCCGAGACCCTGGCGCTGCGCACCGCGACCGGCTTCGACGAAACGCTCGCCGCCGGCCGGGACGTGTTCTTCACCGGTGAGGTGAGCGAGGTTCCGGTGACCGTGGCCTGGGGGGACAAGGACCGGCTGCTGCTGCGCCGGCAGGGGATCAGGGCGAAGCACACCATCCCCGGGGCCCGGCTCGTCCGGCTGCCCGGTTGCGGCCATGTCCCGATGAACGATGATCCCGCCCTGGTGGCCCGGGTCATCCTGGACACCAGCAGCTGA
- the sigJ gene encoding RNA polymerase sigma factor SigJ, whose amino-acid sequence MATDTETDAFEEHRSVLTGVAYRMLGRVADAEDVVQETWLRWSADSREDVREPRAYLVRIATRLAIDRLRRAQSRREAYVGPWLPEPLVTDFGGAVPDTAERTVLAESVSFAVLVVLESLSPLERAVFVLREAFGFPYVEIAAVLDREEAAVRQLAARARRHVEERKPRYDVDPAERRDLTERFLAAAAGGDLGGLLALLAPGVRLIGDSGGKSRAPLRIIESADKVGRFVIGVAEKGVDDPEFRFVELNGAPSLLLLSGGRVDSMLQAEVVDGRIACIYIVRNPDKLALLPVK is encoded by the coding sequence GTGGCGACCGACACCGAGACCGATGCTTTCGAAGAACACCGCTCCGTACTGACCGGCGTGGCCTACCGCATGCTCGGGCGGGTGGCCGACGCCGAGGACGTGGTGCAGGAGACCTGGCTGCGCTGGTCGGCGGACAGCCGAGAGGACGTACGCGAGCCGAGGGCGTATCTGGTGCGGATCGCGACCCGGCTCGCCATCGACCGGTTGCGCCGTGCACAGTCGCGGCGCGAGGCGTACGTGGGGCCCTGGCTGCCCGAGCCGCTCGTCACCGACTTCGGGGGTGCCGTCCCCGACACCGCGGAGCGCACCGTCCTCGCGGAGTCCGTCTCCTTCGCCGTGCTGGTGGTGCTGGAATCGCTCTCCCCGCTCGAGCGTGCGGTGTTCGTGCTGCGGGAGGCCTTCGGGTTCCCCTATGTGGAGATCGCTGCCGTCCTCGACCGTGAGGAAGCGGCCGTGCGCCAGCTCGCCGCGCGGGCTCGCCGCCATGTGGAGGAACGCAAGCCGCGCTACGACGTCGACCCGGCCGAACGCCGTGATCTGACGGAGCGGTTTCTGGCCGCGGCCGCCGGAGGCGACCTCGGGGGTCTGCTCGCACTGCTCGCGCCCGGTGTACGGCTCATCGGGGACAGTGGGGGCAAATCCAGGGCGCCCCTGCGGATCATCGAGAGCGCGGACAAGGTCGGCCGGTTCGTCATCGGTGTCGCGGAGAAGGGCGTCGACGATCCGGAGTTCAGGTTTGTCGAGCTCAATGGGGCTCCGTCGCTGCTGCTGCTGTCCGGTGGCCGGGTGGACAGCATGCTCCAGGCGGAGGTCGTCGACGGCCGGATCGCCTGCATATACATCGTGCGCAATCCGGACAAGCTCGCGCTCCTCCCTGTGAAGTAG
- a CDS encoding GntR family transcriptional regulator, with the protein MGTTQLESVPEPKYWHLKTLLSEALDSDFAVGEILPNERELAARFGVARATLRQALEQLELEGRLQRRRGVGTTVAPPRVGVDVSTTQQTWPGASDDAWQPIECATAVPPAAVARTLGVDGGEEVYTVRRIRMTHGQSVAAELLYVPKASVPELSAIDAPSGPARARSVMRELQHLSLEGQDRAVELGSARADDAKELDRLPGAPVLVVTTRYLAEGRTVALSMATYRADTCRLTFGDSGDLEISDHTPESKKAS; encoded by the coding sequence GTGGGGACCACGCAGCTGGAATCGGTGCCGGAGCCGAAGTACTGGCATCTCAAGACCCTCCTCAGTGAGGCGCTGGACTCGGACTTCGCCGTCGGCGAGATCCTGCCCAACGAGCGTGAGCTGGCCGCCCGGTTCGGCGTAGCCCGGGCCACCCTGCGCCAGGCACTGGAACAGCTGGAGCTCGAAGGCAGACTGCAGCGCCGCCGCGGAGTCGGCACCACGGTCGCCCCGCCGCGGGTGGGTGTCGATGTGTCGACCACGCAGCAGACCTGGCCGGGAGCCTCTGACGACGCGTGGCAGCCCATCGAATGCGCGACCGCCGTCCCGCCGGCCGCGGTGGCCAGGACGCTGGGCGTGGACGGCGGCGAAGAGGTGTACACCGTACGCAGGATCCGGATGACGCACGGCCAGTCCGTCGCCGCGGAACTGCTGTACGTACCGAAGGCATCGGTTCCCGAACTCTCCGCCATAGACGCCCCCTCGGGACCCGCACGGGCGCGAAGCGTCATGCGTGAGCTGCAGCACCTCAGCCTGGAGGGCCAGGACCGCGCGGTCGAACTCGGCTCCGCGCGTGCCGATGACGCCAAGGAACTCGACCGGCTGCCCGGCGCGCCGGTCCTCGTCGTGACCACCAGGTATCTGGCCGAGGGCAGGACCGTAGCCCTGTCGATGGCCACCTACCGGGCCGACACCTGCCGGCTCACCTTCGGCGACTCGGGCGACCTGGAGATCAGCGACCACACACCGGAGAGCAAGAAGGCGTCCTGA